In a single window of the Papaver somniferum cultivar HN1 chromosome 8, ASM357369v1, whole genome shotgun sequence genome:
- the LOC113303543 gene encoding phytochrome-associated serine/threonine-protein phosphatase-like, with the protein MDLDLWITKVKEGQHLMENELQLLCEYVKDILIEESNVQPVNSPVTVCGDIHGQFHDLMKLFQTGGHVPETNYIFMGDFVDRGYNSLEVFTILLLLKARYPAHITLLRGNHESRQLTQVYGFYDECQRKYGNANAWRYCTDVFDYLTLSAIIDGTVLCVHGGLSPDVRTIDQMRVIERSCEIPHEGPFCDLMWSDPEEIETWAVSPRGAGWLFGSRVTTEFNHINNLDLVCRAHQLVQEGLKYMFPDKGLVTVWSAPNYCYRCGNVASILSFNENMEREVKFFTETEENNQMRGPRSGVPYFL; encoded by the exons ATGGATCTAGATCTATGGATTACAAAGGTTAAAGAAGGTCAACATTTAATGGAAAACGAACTTCAACTTCTTTGTGAATAT GTGAAGGATATTCTCATCGAGGAATCTAATGTCCAACCTGTAAATAGCCCAGTCACTGTTTGCGGTGACATCCATGGCCAGTTTCATGATCTTATGAAACTCTTCCAGACTGGTGGTCATGTACCAGAAACTAATTATATATTTATG GGCGATTTTGTGGACCGTGGATATAACAGTCTTGAAGTCTTCACTATTCTTTTGCTTCTAAAGGCAAG ATATCCTGCACATATTACTCTTTTGCGTGGAAATCATGAAAGCAGGCAATTAACTCAG GTTTACGGTTTTTATGACGAGTGCCAAAGGAAATATGGTAATGCTAATGCCTGGAGATATTGCACTGATGTATTTGACTATCTCACACTCTCAGCCATTATAGATGGAACT GTTCTCTGTGTCCATGGTGGTCTTTCTCCTGATGTTCGAACAATTGACCAG ATGAGGGTCATTGAGCGAAGTTGTGAAATTCCTCATGAAGGTCCTTTTTGTGATCTCATGTGGAGTGATCCCGAGGAAATTGAAACATGGGCAGTCAGTCCAAGGGGAGCAGGTTGGCTTTTCGGATCTAGGGTAACAACAGAG TTTAATCACATAAACAACCTGGATCTTGTTTGTCGGGCTCATCAGCTTGTGCAAGAAGGTCTCAAGTACATGTTTCCGGATAAAGGCCTAGTAACT GTGTGGTCGGCACCGAATTATTGCTATAGGTGTGGAAACGTAGCTTCGATACTGAGCTTCAATGAGAATATG GAGAGGGAGGTGAAATTCTTTACAGAAACTGAGGAGAACAATCAGATGAGAGGACCCAGATCAGGAGTCCCTTATTTCTTATGA